The following are from one region of the Nicotiana tabacum cultivar K326 chromosome 3, ASM71507v2, whole genome shotgun sequence genome:
- the LOC107794520 gene encoding pumilio homolog 2-like isoform X3 produces the protein MVSELGRRPMIGNNENSFGDEFEKEIGMLLHDQRRQEADDREKELNMYRSGSAPPTVEGSSSAVGGLFNNNGFMSEEELRSDPAYLSYYYSNVNLNPRLPPPLLSKEDWRFSQRLQGGSSAIGDRRNVNKNDNNGNGRRSPMPPGFNSKKAESENETDKSQGSVEWGGDGLIGLPGLGLGSKKKSIAEIFQDDFSRVSPAPGHPSRPASRNAFDRSGDAAEAELSHLRHEFSSSKPLRSASSTQIPSDEVAASYSYAAALSRSTTPDPQHIARAPSPCLTPIGGGRVVNSDKRSVNSPTESPELVASFSGMNLSNGTSVDIISQIEQEVGFNTIFTNLAGGQNNTKQHEFLKQSESPQFNRASTAQSAKVPYSVGSDLNSSNPQAAFSNSSYLKGSGLNSGGGVLPQYPLLDSPNSSFSNYGLSGHSLSPMSSHLGNCNLPPLFGNAAAASAMAVPGLDSRMLGGSNLSSATSEHNLSRMGNQMGGPSFMDPMYLQYLTAEYVAALNDPSLDRNYMGNSYIDLLQKAYLGNVVPQKSQYGVKSSGSGHHGYYGNPAFGVGLSYPGSPLASPVIPGSPVGPGSPMRHSDYNNMRRMRNIAAAGVIGPYHLDAMENNLASSLLEEFKSNKTRCFELSEIAGHVVEFSADQYGSRFIQQKLETATTEEKNMVFQEIFPQALTLMTDVFGNYVIQKFFEHGMASQRRELAGKLFGHVLTLSLQMYGCRVIQKAIEVVDVDQKIEMVEELDGNIMRCVRDQNGNHVIQKCIECVPEDHIQFIISTFFGQVITLSTHPYGCRVIQRVLEHCSDPETQSKVMEEILGSVSMLAQDQYGNYVVQHVLEHGKPHERSTIIQELAGKIVQMSQQKFASNVVEKCLTYCNSSERQLLVNEMLGTTDENEPLQAMMKDQFANYVVQKVLETCSDQQRELIMSRIRVHLNALKKYTYGKHIVARVEKLVAAGERRIAAQSLSPA, from the exons ATGGTGTCTGAATTGGGTAGGAGACCGATGATTGGGAACAATGAAAATTCATTTGGAGATGAGTTTGAGAAAGAAATTGGGATGTTACTTCATGATCAGCGAAGACAAGAAGCTGACGATCGCGAAAAGGAGCTGAATATGTATAGAAGTGGCTCAGCTCCACCTACTGTTGAGGGTTCATCGAGTGCAGTGGGTGGATTGTTTAACAATAATGGTTTCATGTCTGAGGAGGAGCTTAGGTCTGATCCTGCTTACTTATCTTACTATTACTCGAACGTAAACCTTAATCCTAGGTTGCCTCCTCCACTTTTGTCCAAAGAAGATTGGCGGTTTTCACAGAGGTTGCAAGGAGGGAGCTCCGCTATTGGTGATAGGAGGAACGTaaacaagaatgataataatggTAATGGTAGGAGGTCACCCATGCCTCCAGGATTTAACTCAAAAAAAGCGGAGAGCGAGAATGAAACGGATAAATCGCAGGGTTCAGTGGAATGGGGTGGTGATGGGCTGATTGGTTTGCCGGGACTAGGACTAGGTAGTAAAAAGAAGAGCATTGCTGAAATATTCCAG GATGACTTCAGCCGTGTGTCACCTGCTCCTGGTCACCCTTCACGGCCAGCTAGTCGAAATGCTTTTGACAGAAGTGGTGATGCAGCAGAAGCTGAGCTTTCTCATCTTCGTCACGAGTTTTCTTCTTCAAAGCCTTTAAGGTCTGCATCAAGCACTCAAATCCCATCCGATGAGGTGGCTGCTTCCTATTCATATGCTGCTGCTTTATCAAGAAGTACCACTCCTGATCCCCAGCACATTGCAAGGGCTCCTAGTCCTTGCCTTACTCCTATTGGTGGAGGGAGGGTAGTCAATTCAGACAAGAGAAGTGTTAATAGTCCAACTGAGTCTCCAGAGCTTGTTGCTTCTTTTTCTGGCATGAATCTATCTAATGGTACGTCGGTTGACATCATTTCTCAGATTGAACAAGAAGTTGGTTTTAATACTATATTCACCAATCTTGCAGGTGGGCAGAATAACACAAAGCAGCATGAATTCTTGAAGCAATCTGAATCCCCACAGTTCAATAGGGCTTCTACTGCTCAGTCTGCAAAAGTACCATATTCTGTCGGCTCAGACCTTAATAGTTCTAACCCCCAAGCTGCTTTCTCCAATAGTTCATACCTCAAAGGATCGGGACTGAATAGTGGAGGTGGCGTACTTCCTCAGTATCCACTTTTGGATAGTCCAAATTCATCTTTTTCTAATTATGGTTTAAGTGGTCATTCTCTCAGTCCAATGTCAAGCCATCTTGGCAACTGTAATTTGCCACCTTTATTTGGAAATGCTGCTGCTGCATCAGCTATGGCTGTACCTGGATTGGACTCTCGGATGTTGGGGGGATCTAATTTGAGCTCTGCAACCTCAGAGCATAATCTCAGTAGAATGGGAAATCAAATGGGAGGGCCGTCATTCATGGACCCTATGTATCTTCAGTACTTGACAGCTGAATATGTTGCTGCTCTTAACGATCCTTCCTTGGACAGGAACTACATGGGAAATTCGTATATAGACTTGCTTCAGAAAGCTTATCTTGGTAATGTTGTACCTCAGAAATCTCAGTATGGAGTCAAAAGCAGTGGTTCAGGTCACCATGGCTATTATGGAAATCCTGCGTTTGGAGTTGGCTTGTCATATCCTGGAAGTCCTTTAGCAAGTCCTGTCATCCCAGGCTCTCCAGTGGGACCCGGTAGTCCTATGAGGCATAGTGATTATAATAATATGAGACGAATGAGAAACATAGCTGCTGCAGGTGTCATAGGACCATATCACTTGGATGCTATGGAAAACAACTTAGCGTCCTCCCTACTGGAAGAGTTCAAAAGTAACAAGACCAGGTGTTTTGAACTTTCAGAAATTGCAGGCCACGTTGTTGAGTTTAG TGCCGACCAGTATGGGAGTCGATTCATTCAGCAAAAGCTGGAAACTGCCACCACTGAGGAGAAAAACATGGTGTTTCAGGAAATTTTCCCCCAAGCTCTTACTTTGATGACTGATGTCTTTGGAAATTACGTAATCCAGAAG TTTTTTGAACATGGAATGGCATCTCAGAGGAGAGAATTAGCTGGCAAGCTCTTTGGGCATGTATTAACACTGAGCCTTCAAATGTATGGTTGTCGCGTCATACAGAAG GCAATAGAAGTAGTCGACGTAGACCAGAAGATTGAAATGGTTGAGGAGCTTGATGGTAATATCATGCGTTGTGTAAGAGATCAGAATGGGAATCACGTTATTCAGAAATGTATTGAATGTGTACCAGAAGATCACATTCAATTTATCATCTCGACATTTTTTGGACAAGTTATTACTCTCTCCACCCATCCATATGGCTGTCGAGTAATACAG AGAGTATTGGAACATTGTAGTGATCCAGAAACCCAAAGTAAAGTGATGGAAGAAATCCTGGGATCTGTTAGCATGTTGGCACAAGATCAATATGGTAATTATGTTGTTCAG CATGTACTGGAGCACGGGAAGCCGCATGAGCGCTCTACCATAATTCAGGAACTAGCTGGGAAGATTGTGCAAATGAGTCAGCAGAAGTTTGCCTCTAATGTTGTAGAGAAGTGTTTAACTTATTGTAATTCCAGCGAACGACAGCTACTGGTGAATGAGATGCTTGGTACGACTGATGAAAATGAGCCTCTTCAG GCTATGATGAAAGATCAGTTTGCGAATTACGTTGTACAGAAAGTTTTGGAAACTTGTAGCGATCAGCAACGTGAGCTGATCATGTCGAGGATAAGAGTTCACTTGAATGCTCTGAAGAAATACACTTACGGAAAGCATATTGTTGCCCGTGTTGAAAAACTAGTTGCTGCTGGGG AAAGAAGAATTGCTGCTCAGTCCCTAAGCCCTGCTTAG